The genomic window caaatggagtgtaatttagataaatgtgaggtgttgaattttggtaaggcaaagcaGGGCacgacttatacagttaatggtaagtcCCTGGGGAGTTTAGCCTAACAAAGAGACCAAGGGGTGCAgatgcataattccttgaaaaaggagttgcaggtagacagggtcactaaggaggcatttagcacacttgccttcattggtcaattcattgagtataggagttgatcTAGACATACAGGTCATTGCCAAGACCACTgttagagtactgcattcaattctggtctccctgctataggaaagatgttgttaaacttgaaagggttcagaaaatatttacaaggatattgcagGCATGTTtcagggattggagggtttgaactatacagagaggctgaataggctagggattttttcccctggaggctgaggcgtgaccttactgaggtttatcaaatcatcaggggcatggatagggtgaataaccaaggtctttttcctagggtgggggggggaagtgcagaactagagggcataagtttaagctgagaggggcaagatttaaaaaggacctgaagagccactttttcatgcagagggtggtgtggctATGGAACAAGCTGGGTATGGAACAGTGGTGGTGCAGGCCATAATTACATTATAAAGGCATTTAGGTGggcacatgaatgggaagggtttaagaAGGTTACAAGCCAAATGATGTGAAAGGTAGATTTGAGGAGTTCAAGTAGGTTTTTCACTCATTAGTTACTCCCAAGCAGCACAGACAGCTGCTGCTAGAGTGGAACTAAGTGCCAAAGAGCATAGAAGTCAGTAATGGTGCCACTGAATGACTCTCAGTCATGGATGTTGAGGTAATCTACCCAGAGTATATTCTGTTgccttgtcatcctcagtgctcCCTCCAAATGACATTCAACATGAAAGAATTCAGATTCATGAGATAAATGGAGGCAAGGTGGAGTGGGGGGAGACTAATTGTTTTCTTGCCCACATTAGGCATTGGAGTTCAAGAGATGCAGAGTCAATATTGAGAACATATCAATGAGAGAGGAGATGCACAGGGACAGTGATGCTGGTGTGTGGGGAATGTCTGTTAAAGGTTTAATTCTGAGAATGTGACAAATCATTGGTGGACTAGCTCTCAATTTTGGCATGAGCCCGTGTTGTTTGATAAGGAGGACATTGCAGCATAGAGCTGGGGTGGTTCACAGCTGCCTGGTTTTACTCTTAAGACTTCTCCCTAGCAGTTTTGGTAAAATCAAGTGGCTTGATTCAGATATTCAGAAGTCAATAACATTTCTttgtcttgagtcacatgtacaATGGCACAAATGGCAGATCTCCCTTCTAATGATTtattaattggattcaaattccactaggTACTacaatgggattcaaacccagcatCCCAGAGTATTAGCCTGGCACCTCAATTGCTAGTCCAATGATATTACGACTCTTCCACTGTCTGATCTGTTAAAAAGGCTATGAGAATTGTATATAAAAACTTAAAAgaaaaaatcaaaacattttaaaatatatttcctgTAGGTAGCATTTAAATCACTATTATTAGTAACGTGATCATCACAAAATAGATTGCTAACTGATTCCAGAAAATGaatgaggaaaacaaaaaaaactttaaaagtttattgaaatttaaatttatacATATTATTGcactaaataaaaataaatagcaATCTGTCTACTACTGAATTGCTAGAACCACAATGTAAAATTTCAATCTAGTTAAAGCATGGCATCTATGAAAATACACTCCTGCTAATCAGCTTATTGTACAAAACATTATAGTTTGTATAAAATGCTTCAGTTTATAGATAAGAGTCAAAATATTGTATCCCTGATTTATTTAACAGATAATTCTGAATTAACTTGGTGACTGGTCAGTTTAAATAAGCTGCTTGCAAAACAAGCCCAAGAAGTCTCATTGCACTCAACTGAAGGTGTCTTCAATTAACGCAATATGTGGAGCCAAAGTAATTATAAAAAAACAAATGGAGCACAGTTGGAATGCCAAATTGATTATGCTTTTGTCATGACTATGACTAAGTTGGCATATAAAATGCCACTGCAATATCAAACATTGAAAATAATGTTCACAAGAAAACCATTGAGAGTTTGGCTGTGTatgtaaacacagacacattAGTGTTTTCCATACCAGGTTGGTGTTGGATACTTTAGCTTACTTTGTGAAACAAAGCTAACAATCCATGCTTAAAGCTTTACAAACAGACTTTGATGTCTGTTGCAAAATTGTTGCTTCTGGATCAATATTTGTACTTTACATTAAGGCACATATTGCCCAGGAGAACTTGATAAAAGATCAGCCAACATGTACAGTAATAAACTGCAGCACGCTCTGACTCATTGGTCATAATGTTGAAACCAAGGCAAGTTCCTTCAAACTGAAGGTTTTCTTCAGTAGAAATTCAGCAAACATGATACTTTGCTTTAGAAGATATTGTTTTATGAAGTAAAACAATTTCTAATGCTCAAATACTTAAGCTGtcagaaatttgctggaaaattcTTGCTATGATGCTGTGCATACCACTGTTGTCTTTGCTTGCGATTTTCTAGTTCTGTCAAAAGTGCTTGTCTATAAGCTTCATATGACTTCACAATCCTTTCCAATTCCTTCATGAACAGCAGTTTCAGTAATCCTTGGTAAGTATCCAAGTCTGCTAGTTGAAAGAGctcccacttcagaatgtgatcgTATCTGCAATGATGACAAAAGTAACCAGGAATATCAACATGTTGAAAAGAGCACATCCTTCAAGTTAACTTACACATCTGCAGTTAAATGTTATTCAAATATAATTGGGTGGGGGTGTATCCATAATGAAGAAAGAAAGTCACTGTGCAATAACCCACTAGCTACATGCAACCTGCAGAAAATCCTTTAAAACTGAAGATTCTAAATGATTTTTCTACATTCCAAAATACAATTCTCTTTATGATCATATTCCCAGTACAAACTTATCTTCAACACTGAAGGAATTGAGCATGTTTACAACAGATTTAATCTGTTGAGTTATGAAAGTGATACAGGAAGGTCAGAATACCATTTAGCTAGCCAGTGAAAACTCTCCTCCATCCtgctcacacacagactcacaccaAGTTTGAGCCAAATTCATCACTAAGGCAcagacaagaaattcctcctctatCGTTTATAAAGGCTTGACAAATCAGTGGTGGCACCCCAATGCACTTTGCATCAGGAAGATATCTGCTATATAGAAGTGCCGAGAACTCAGTTGAAATTCCCTTCTACCCACAATTCATTATTTCTCTCAATTCTTGAAAACGCCAAATTGTTTCTTAGGGCGCATTTATGTGACAGCATCCAGCAATCTACTGCACTGCAGCATTAAGGAGGAACACAATCTGATCGTTAGTCAGATATTCATGCGCCTTCCTTTCCAGTCTGTTGAACTGTACAGAATTTTACAATTGTTATAAGCCACACACAGAAGCTCTGCTTTACAATTTTAAATTAAGACTTGAAAAATTTCATAAAATGAGAATTTATGAAGCCTGTCAGGCATAACAGACTTGGGCCAAATAGTCCAATTCTGCTCTTATTTCGTATGGTCTGTGCCATTCTTGCTGCAACTTTCCTTATGTGTAGCTTGATACACCACATCGGGGATCTTGTACCATCTTAAACCATAGGTATTTTCTGGAAATCAGTCATTTGAGTTTTTAACTTCCAACTTTAGCAATGCACGTAAAACAAAATTCATGCATGGGGAGTCCTCACTGCCTCCTCTCCATTTTCTTTTATAAATGGTTAAAAACATGTTAGCAATTTTCCTTTGTTCTAAGCTAGCAGCTGTGTATCAAGGGCAATCTTGTAAAAGACTGCAAAAAACAACATATCTGTGAAAGAGGGAAAAACAAGGGAATGCGGGGCTGTCAAAGAGTATCTGGTAGTCTGTGGTCTTCATGTGACACTATTGCATTATCAGTCCAATAATGAAAAATCCCCCTCCAAACAGAACAGATTGTTAGTTAATTGCATTAAAAACAATACACTTGCTGGAATATAATTTAAGGGTACAATAGTAAGGTTAACAAATTCAAACTACATGAACCCGGTTCAAATAGTTTATCACAAATTTCATCTGCACAAATTGCTTCTTATCCACTGATATCTATGATGGTGGGCAACCAAAATCAAGCACAAAAAAGCTTGAAACAGAAGCAATTCTATTCCATATGATCAGCACCTAAACTGTGATTTCATTGCATATTGATAACATGGTATACCTAATCTCGACTAAAGAAACACATTCAAAAAAATTAGCATTAAACTAGTGCTGAGAATGAAATTTCCCTCCTGCAATTGATGCCTTCGAAAAGCTAAACAAGCAGCAACAATTAGCTGTTACTGAGTAGAGACAGAACTTTCTTTCAGCTTGTGTGCCTTATGAGCTGCAGCATATGCAAAATCAAAGGAGAACACCCAGCAACATACTAATTCAAGGATGAATCATCTGGTCTTCAATTCGGCCAACTGTAAAAAAAAGTGTCAGATTGACAGACATTACTGTAGGAATTACATTTAGGTGTTATTTTTACTTCACCACTTTCGACAAGTGCTTACTTTACTGGAGCTCTGGCATAGACCTTCAGCCAAtctggaatttctgcagtgtggtATGGATTTGCAGGAACCAGCTGATTTCGTTCAGTTTGTCGTGGTTGGTACGTAACAGGAGGAacaagaggtggaggctggtcaTACCGTGGAACACTGCAAAAAAGATTAAACATTAAATAACAAATAGATATGTAACAATTCTGGTTTTATCCACACTTTCAGCTAAGGCAAGACATATTTTTAGTTACAGAAAATATTAGGTTCTTATGAAAGAAATGTTCAACCATGTGAATTTAAAAGACTAAGCGCTGCTGGACATGAATTAAAATGATTCGACTTGGATTCCAAAATACAATATTTGGCTTTATTGAAAATTACACACCAGCTCTTCAATTATCTTTGTAGGTAAGATTTAATCCCAAGGTGGCAAACCAACAATGTTGCTTTAGCCAAGTGcctgttattttgttttattcactaatgaggcatgggcatcactggttggtcagcatttattgcatgtccttagttgcccttgagaaagaggcagtgagctgccttctgcagtccacaggattttgaccaagcaatattgaaggaacagcaatatcttCCCAAGTCAGGACCGTGAGCCACTTGGAGGAATTGCAGGGGAAGTGGATGTGGGTGTGAAAAATGCTGTTTAAGataaatttctgtagtgcatcttgctAATAGGACCCACTACCGCAACTGAGCACTGGTGGAGGGAGGAAGTGGATGTTcaaggatgtggtgccaatcaagcaggctgctttgccctggatgatgtcaagcttcttgagggttattggagctgcacccatttaAGCAAGTGGGAGTATTTCATCAGACTCCTATCTTACactttgtagatgatgggcaggttTTGAGAGttaggtggtgagttactcaccacagtactCCTAACCTCTGACTTGTACTTGCAGCCAccatgtttatgtggcaagtcccgTTGCATTTCAGCCAATGAGTACCCCAAGTAGTTgactggggtgggggaagagagagaaggagaaagaggagCAGCATTCAgttatggtaacaccattgaatgtcagagtGATGATTAGATGGTTTCTTATTGGACATGCTCATTCATGCCAGGCAATGTTACTTGCAGCCCTATTGTGGAGATGGACAGAAAGCATGAAGTATACTTACTTCCATCAATTGCTTCTTAGCACAATGTCATCCAACACTAACTACAGTCTAACTCAAAAAATAATTCTTTTAGCAGCTAGATGAGAGGCTAAAATCTCTTGGATTACAAACTGTTGGGCAAAATAAGACCTCCAGCAAAATCAAATGAGTGCTGGGTTTGCCGAATGATTTTAAGGAATGGTTAACAGGAAAGTTGTGTTATTGGAAGTAATTCAACTATTTGCACATTTAAGGGAACGCTTACCTAAGAGTGAGGAAAGTGCAAAACAAAAGTTTAGGTGCCACTGCAAGAGTAACAGAACAAAATAGATTTTCAAATATTCTGACAATTTTCAGAAGATGTAGAacattttcttttataaaataaaaaatacACCCAGTAACAGTAATGCCCAGAGAAATGAGATGATTTATTTTGGTATATGGAGACAATAAGGAGGAAGCAATGgtatggtaatatcactgggctagcAATCCAGAACCCTATGCTAATAATCTGGGAACATGCCTTTGAATCTCAACCTGccagatggcaaaatttgaattccgTAAAATCTGACTTAATAGTGCATCATACAATGACTgctgactgttgtaaaaacccacctgcttcactaatgtcctttaacaAACTAACTCCGACCTACAGCAATGAGATTGACTCTTAAcaactagggttgggcaatgctggcctagtcagtgagaTACCCACATCCCAATGAATTAAGAAAATACAAAATTTCAATCCTAAAAAGGGACTCGGCTATCCATGCGGACAAGTCATTAAGAAGTGTTAACTCACGTCAACAGAGTGGCTAATAAAGCATGCAGTAAATTAACTCTTTATTAAGAGTGCAAGAGCAAAGAAGATATAGTGACCTCCTAACTTGTAGCCAGTTCAACCTCAACCTTGCCTCAACCTCAGACGCAGCACTGCACCCAATTCTGGGTGCTACACTTTAGAAAGGAATGTGAAAGTACTAGGAAAGAAATACAGATTTACAAAAAATGGCTCCAAAGATGAGGATCTTTATTAAGGTGATAGATTGGAGCAGTTAGAACCATTTTCCTTGGAGAAGGCCGAGAGGAGATCTGAAACATATTCAAAATCACGAAATGCCTAGACAaagcagacagggagaaactgctcCCATTCAAAGAGATTGAGAATAAGAGAGTAGAGATTTAAAATAATggtaaaagcaaaagcaaaagcaatATACTTGTAAAAATTTGTTCATGCAGTGGGTAATTAAGGTCTAGAATATGCTGCCCTGAGAGCACAGTAGTCAGGTTAAGTCAAGGGATTCAAAAGGAAATAGACTGCTATTTAAATAATGTGCAAGGTTACTGGGAGAAGAATGAAGAATGGTACTAGGTgaaatgctcatttggagagctggtgcaaaCAAAAAAGTTTCTATGTTCCATGTGCTATAGTACTGTGTTCTATGCTACAATAATATTTCCTCTTGCAATGTCAAGAAATTTAGACAGACAAAATTAAAACATGATAAACACAGTTACTGTGCAAGGGGTGCTTTTGACATCCAAGTGAAAATTCCTCCAGGAATGCAGTGAACAGTCTGATATTGGTGTTTGATACAAATTCTAGATGGGTACTCAAAGTTAAAACCATGAAATTATGCCAACTGGATAATGGATAAAAGATGCTGGCACACACAAAGTAAAGGTTATTTACATTAAAATGCTAAGCCAAATACTATAGTGAAACACAAACATGATACTGATACCATGTTTTCTGAGATGAAGATAATAGAGGAATCAATCCATCTCCAATCCTTACTTTACTGCAGAATAGCGGTCAACATGATTTACAAAGTTTACTTCAAAATATTCTGATCATATTTTAAACATGAACTTTTACACTATTTTGTGGCAATTACTGaataattccaaattaaaatgaaaacaggTAGGTGATAAAGCAATTTTTGCACACTTACATACAGCATTTGCTTACACATATTTACTTTCAAAGCAAATTTTGGGATAAATAAAAATTCTTTACTGCACCTGGGAGCACAGGGGTGCCTATACTGGGCTCGCTTATTGATGTGATCTACATAATAAACACCAAACTCAGGTGATTCCACTCGCTCCCATCCAGGTGGCAAGCCTTCTCTTTCAAGCGGATGGCTCCAATGGGTTGTGTTAGTATTATGGTCTATATAGTATTTTCTTCCTCGAATAGTCCAGTCCGCTGACCAACCAAGAGGAAGAGGCAATTCGTCAGTACTGTGATTTGTTAGGTTTCCCATGGACGTTGAAGGAACTCTTCCTATGCCTAAACATGCACAGAAAAGAAATTATTCTCTTTTAGAAACAAACAAATTAAGTGGATATTTCTATTCTAAGACAAAACAAGTCTGAAGTTTCTCCAACAGAAAATTATGGATTACCACCTACAAAGGGACGCATTTCATtcaaataaaatctaaaattttactcaaataaaaaggaacctggataaacaaacttgcatttacaGGGCCGGAGCTAGAAATGGGTCTGACTAGACTGTTATACAGAAAGTTGGGAtaaactcaatgggctaaatgccCTCCTTAAACAAAGAAGAGGTCCTCAGCCTTCAATGACTTAACTGATAATATGTACCTAGAAATGCAACGTGATCAAAATCCCAATGCCACAAAACCAACTAATGTTGAACCATTGTGAACTATGGTAGATTTGAGATGTATAATTTAGAATTAGCTTTCATAACCTCAATTACAATATTTGAGGAGATCCAAAAAGTTAATTTCAGAAGTGACATTCAAACTTTGTAGCCCAAACTACTTATGCAAGTACAAATTAAATTTCCAGTGAATGAACAAAATTTAATAGATAGTCAACTTTTGACTATGTGTCTAAACAACCTTTCCTTCATATCAGGTCACAACTAAGTGGCAAACACTGACACTTAAGTCACGCAATTAAAAGTATGACCTTCAAATGAAATCATAGGACTGATTACCTTATCCAGATCACAAAAATAAACAAGCTCCCACACGTTCATTTGAAATTGACAACACAATGCAAATGTTTTAGAAAAAAAGTGACATGTAACTGGACCGATCAGGTATCGGCAAGTCAAAACAGGACTGAAATCAGAGGACATCGTCATTGGCAAAAGTTAAAATTTGCAATTCAATAGTTTACCAGCAGTTTCTTCTCTACTCAAAAAATATTGAGTAGTTGGAACATCATTTCTGGAATTCCTACCTCTTTCAAAGAACTGTCAAAAGGAAAAAAGTCATGGCACATCTCAGAAGCTAGACATTCTTCAATTCCAATAGCATGGGCTTCATGTCCAGGAGTGGCACAATGTCACTATTTCAACCAGTGAGTGAACAAACATTCGGTAtaggataacagtgtggagctgagggaacacaggacaGGCagcttaagagcaggaaagctgacgttttgggattcggaacgtcaactttcctgctcctctgatgttgcctagcCTGTGTAGAGATACAGCACAATCAGAATAATCCTGAACTTACAAATTAACTACAGCAAAATTGTTTGTTGCAGACCGCAAGAACGTGTACGCATTTTTAGTTATTCCTTTCCTTCATCTTGAATTTCCTACTGCAACAAGAGCACTCAAAATCTACTAGATTGTCATTATGTGCAGCATGACAAGAACAAATTCAAGGTAAACGAACTACTGCAACTGGTTACAAAACCCAAGCTTATCAGCATTTGTGGCAGGAAAAGACCACTGAATGATTGCTTTGCTGTTTTCCTCTATGTCAGTAGAAGATCCTAATCTTGCATAATGCAATTGTAGGAAACTTATTTACCTTTCTCTAGCAATACTTGAACCTGTTGCTCTGAAAATGATTTCAGCAAACTCATCTCAGCTATATGTTCATTTCTGAACAACAGTATTTTGTAATCGAGAGGTGGGTGAAAGTCGCTCCAGCCAAAATTAGATTGGGGCGTGGCGCAGAGAGAGTTCATACTTAAAGGCATTGATCCTTTTCCTCTTACTTACATCTTTTTGGGAACAAGCAGATGTCTTCAGCACTGTGTTTAAAACAGATTTTTGTACCTACAGATTTTAGTAAgttttcttcctttatttctgTTTCTTCCAACAGTCCTATATTCTTGCCTTTTAGTTCATGTAGGATTGTCCAATATCTTTTTACTTTTTCCTTAGCTAACTGTATTTTCTTTTAATGTCCTTTAATTACCTTAAAATCACGTCAGTGCTCTGTTCATCAAGCACCTGTCAATCTGCAGATCATTCAAGCCAGTAACTT from Stegostoma tigrinum isolate sSteTig4 chromosome 10, sSteTig4.hap1, whole genome shotgun sequence includes these protein-coding regions:
- the sav1 gene encoding protein salvador homolog 1; the encoded protein is MLSRKKSKNEASKPPEVQGKYVKKETSPLLRNLMPSFIRHGPTIPRRIDVLVEPGTSIYPSIDLVSRNQSFVRGPVQRPAHEIIRRESSRPSGPSYIMRNLSEVPREYGVSSQSFLAEINSSENGDAVQPSTRYYYSEPYYEDGQRRRHVAEHFCDDYRYYDRNPDPFPRLPQGQSRLPVGIGRVPSTSMGNLTNHSTDELPLPLGWSADWTIRGRKYYIDHNTNTTHWSHPLEREGLPPGWERVESPEFGVYYVDHINKRAQYRHPCAPSVPRYDQPPPLVPPVTYQPRQTERNQLVPANPYHTAEIPDWLKVYARAPVKYDHILKWELFQLADLDTYQGLLKLLFMKELERIVKSYEAYRQALLTELENRKQRQQWYAQHHSKNFPANF